In the Aeromicrobium fastidiosum genome, GTAGCTGGTCATGCGGCATCCTGACTTAGTTGATACTTCAATCATATCACCAGACGTCGCCCGGCGGCTGCAGGAACCTGTCAGGCATGCGCGGCTGCTCGGCCGGACCTTCCGCGCGGCGACCCAGAGCGCGCCGCGCCCGCGCGACCGCATCCTGCGCCTCGTACATCGCGCACGAGACGGCCTGCCGGTCGAGCTCGGGCCGCTGCCCGAGGTGGGTGAGCAGCCGGCCCGCCAGGCTGACCTGCGCGCGAGCGTCGGCCAGCCCCGACGGCAGCCACGTCTCGTGCACGAAGCTCGGCAGGCAGCACACCAGCTCGTCGGGCCCGAACAACGTCCAGAACGCGCCCGAGGTGTGGAACTGGCGCTCGGCCTCGAGCAGGTCGGCCGGATGCGTCCCGAGACCGAGGGTCATGTCGGCGGTGTCGAGGAATGCGTACAGCCTGAGGCGCACCGCCGCATAGCGACGCACCGTGGCCGCGGCACGACCCTCGGCCTCGGTGCGGAAGAAGTCGTCGATGATCGGCCAGCCCGGCTCGTCTGCGTCCATGCGCCGACTCAAGCAGCCGGGTCGGACATTCACCCTCCGGCGTCACCCTCCGGCGTCACCCAGGCCGTCGAGCACCCCGGCGGTGAAGGTGTCGAAGGTGATGCGGTCGGGCGACGACGGTCGCGCGCCCAGCCGCACCGCCACCAGGTTCTCGCCGGGCACCACCGCGATGTACTGGTTGCCGTAGCCGAGCGCCCAGAAGGCGTCCTCCGGCACGCTGGGTGCCAGCCGTCCCTCGTACGGCGGGAGGTCGTCGGCGAAGCCCGCCTGGCGGCGGATCTCGACCACGCGGCCTGCAGCATTGGTCCACCACAGCAGCCCGTAGGCGGCGTTGAGCTCCGACGACGGCGACGTCAGCTGCTCGACGAGGTCGGCCGACAGCAGCTGCCGCCCGTCCCAGCGGCCCCGGTTGAGCATCAGGTGCCCGACCCGCGCGAGGTCGAGGCAGGTCGACTCCGCCCCCGAGTACGTCAGCGCGTTGCCCGCGGCGTCACGGGCCCACGTCGTGTCGCGCATGCCCAGGGGGTCGAGCAGGCGGTCGGTCGCGAGCTCGACGACGTCGTCGCTGTCGGCCAGGTCGTCGAGCACCGACTCCAGCGTCTGCGCGGCGGCGTTGTCGTAGACCCACGCCTGTCCCGGCGGGCGCTGCTGATCGATTCCCACGGCGAAGTTGGTCTGGTCGGCCGTCGCACGGATCATCTGACGGTCGGACGCCTCGCTCCAGCGGCGGCCCGACGTCATCGAGAGCAGGTCGCGCACCGTGACGGCCTCGGCGTCCGTGCCCCGCCACTCGTCGACCGGCTCGGACGCGGTGTCGTCGAGATCGAGCGTGCCGTCGTCGGCCTGCATGCCGACCAGCAGCGCGGTGAGCGACTTGGTGATCGAGTAGATGCGCTGACCGGAGCCCGGGGCACCGCCGTTCCAGTAGGCGTCGTGCACCAGGACTCCGTCCTTGACCACCGCCACGCAGGTCGACCCCTCCGCCGACAGCTCGGCATCGAGGTTCGACCAGTCGCCCGCGTCGGCCCGCTGCCACGTCTCGCCCGGGAAGACCGCCGCCGGGGTCGGGGGCGCGGACGGGGTGGACGGCGCGGACGTGGATGCCGCAGGACGGGACGGGGGTGCCTGCGGACCGGCCTCCTGCGCTCCCGAGCAGCCTGCGACGGCGAGCACCGCCGACGCCACGACGACCCGCCTCATCGTGGCAGCCGGATGCGGATCGGCCCCTTGGCGGTGGACGGATCGACGACCGAGCCGCCCTGGGTGATCTCGACCTCGCCGCGGTCGACGAGCCGTCTGGCGGCCCGGCGCACGGGCTCCATCAAGGGCCGCCAGTCGTCCGCCGACACGTCGCGGGCGACGTCGGACGGACAGATCGTCGAGGTGCGCGCCCGGCCCGCCAGCATCGCCAGGATGCGGCGCTCGAGGTCGACGTCCTGGTCGCTGGCGCCCCGCCGGCGGCACGCAGCGCTGCACCACCGGACGTCGTCCCAGTCGCGAGCCCACTTCTTGCGCCACTCGATCGTGCGACCGCACCCGGCACAGGTCTTGGCGGCGGGGACGGAGGTCACCCGCCCATCGTGCAGGACGGACGGGAGTGACGCTCACCACCCGACCTCGACGAGTGCTGCTTGGGAGCGTGCGCGACAATGGAGGGATGCCCACCGCGACGGATCTGCGCCTGTTGCTGCGCCATCCGGTCGAGTTCGTCGCCGGCGGCACCCCGGCCGAGTCGCGCTTCGTGTTCCACACCCCCGACGGCGACCGGACGGCCACCGCCAACGAGGCCATCGGCGCGCTCAGCCAGGGCATCCGGGTCATGTCGGCCGACAAGTCGGTGCGCGCCTGGGCCACCCCGGCGATCCTCGCGCTGCGCATCATGGCGCGCGGTGCCCTCGGCTCCCCCGACGCCACCGAGCTC is a window encoding:
- a CDS encoding serine hydrolase domain-containing protein → MRRVVVASAVLAVAGCSGAQEAGPQAPPSRPAASTSAPSTPSAPPTPAAVFPGETWQRADAGDWSNLDAELSAEGSTCVAVVKDGVLVHDAYWNGGAPGSGQRIYSITKSLTALLVGMQADDGTLDLDDTASEPVDEWRGTDAEAVTVRDLLSMTSGRRWSEASDRQMIRATADQTNFAVGIDQQRPPGQAWVYDNAAAQTLESVLDDLADSDDVVELATDRLLDPLGMRDTTWARDAAGNALTYSGAESTCLDLARVGHLMLNRGRWDGRQLLSADLVEQLTSPSSELNAAYGLLWWTNAAGRVVEIRRQAGFADDLPPYEGRLAPSVPEDAFWALGYGNQYIAVVPGENLVAVRLGARPSSPDRITFDTFTAGVLDGLGDAGG
- a CDS encoding DUF2256 and DUF3253 domain-containing protein translates to MTSVPAAKTCAGCGRTIEWRKKWARDWDDVRWCSAACRRRGASDQDVDLERRILAMLAGRARTSTICPSDVARDVSADDWRPLMEPVRRAARRLVDRGEVEITQGGSVVDPSTAKGPIRIRLPR